Proteins encoded in a region of the Scyliorhinus torazame isolate Kashiwa2021f chromosome 1, sScyTor2.1, whole genome shotgun sequence genome:
- the LOC140398851 gene encoding acylphosphatase-1-like → MWRLLRRCAVAAMSSGGEAQMLSLDFEVFGKVQGVFFRKHTQKEAKRLGLAGWVENTTQGTVRGQLQGAGAHVRDMQAWLRHTGSPKSKIDRAEFNNQKQIQRREFSDFQIIK, encoded by the coding sequence ATGTGGCGGTTGCTAAGACGCTGCGCGGTTGCTGCCATGTCGTCTGGCGGTGAGGCCCAGATGCTGTCGCTGGATTTTGAAGTGTTTGGGAAGGTGCAGGGTGTTTTCTTCCGGAAGCACACGCAGAAAGAGGCCAAGAGGCTGGGCCTGGCGGGCTGGGTGGAGAACACGACGCAGGGGACGGTGCGGGGCCAGCTGCAGGGAGCCGGGGCGCATGTCCGGGACATGCAGGCCTGGCTCCGCCACACCGGCAGCCCCAAGTCCAAGATCGACCGGGCCGAGTTCAACAACCAGAAGCAAATCCAGCGCCGGGAATTCTCGGACTTCCAGATCATCAAGTAA
- the LOC140429397 gene encoding transmembrane protein 17-like has product MSLYSSLPHNISQSLTKFGGSLFIGNKTRDSGGGHTTNEMVSSLPLQMALYFNVFFFPFWWVSEVTMLQLKYSMLPGYYQWLLLAAVIILTLIECVRLFLGYLGNLQEKLPELAGFWLLSFTIQLPIILFLLVDQSIIILPLEQAVHIVYLTFLLLELFTAFLALRKMTNHLATRFYLQQFQKSEFTQPRKRGQQSGVPYGRNSISNV; this is encoded by the exons ATGTCTTTGTATTCTTCTCTGCCTCATAATATTAGCCAGAGTCTAACAAAATTCGGTGGATCACTTTTCATCGGCAATAAAACTCGAGACTCTGGTGGTGGACATACCA CTAATGAGATGGTGTCCAGCCTGCCTTTACAGATGGCACTGTATTTCAATGTCTTCTTCTTTCCATTCTGGTGGGTGTCAGAAGTGACCATGCTCCAACTTAAG TACAGCATGTTACCAGGATACTACCAGTGGCTGCTGTTGGCAGCTGTGATCATTCTCACACTAATTGAGTGTGTCCGACTTTTTCTAGGCTACTTGGGAAACTTGCAGGAAAAG TTGCCAGAGTTGGCTGGATTTTGGTTGTTGTCCTTTACAATCCAGTTGCCTATTATTCTCTTTCTCCTCGTCGATCAATCCATCATCATCTTACCCCTGGAGCAGGCTGTTCATATTGTCTACCTCACTTTCCTGCTTTTGGAATTGTTTACGGCATTCCTGGCCCTAAGAAAAATGACAAACCACTTGGCCACACGGTTCTATCTCCAGCAGTTTCAGAAGTCAGAATTTACACAACCGCGCAAAAGAGGCCAACAAAGCGGTGTTCCATATGGCAGGAACTCCATTTCCAATGTTTAG